One window from the genome of Spirochaetota bacterium encodes:
- the ccsA gene encoding cytochrome c biogenesis protein CcsA produces the protein MIALYILVLLFIVASAYSILSIHKDLPRYVTATKLLMSIILIVLMIIGYCMPVYIAGVYKIHIFTFFYLIILFLTLLTLYMAVSQWNNDYRSLSAILIPLAAIISIISLFFINSPRHMTIGHNSIMVIHIVLALLGEVLFFVAFASSVLYIIVSWQLQKKSSMKFINRFPSLSVLSKLTSFSLSRSLFFFTAGIIIGIIMLFQFYGNLSSGSPKEILMYAAWGIIFMLWLISRWHITSNYYLSIMTIVSFLILMIVFMASNVVITSGFHSFR, from the coding sequence ATAGCATCCTTTCCATACATAAGGACCTGCCACGGTATGTCACAGCCACTAAATTACTGATGAGCATTATACTGATTGTGCTTATGATAATTGGTTATTGTATGCCTGTGTACATTGCCGGTGTATATAAGATACATATTTTTACCTTCTTTTACCTTATAATTCTTTTTTTAACATTGCTCACTCTTTACATGGCAGTGTCACAATGGAACAATGACTACAGGTCATTAAGTGCTATACTTATTCCACTTGCTGCCATTATAAGCATTATTTCATTGTTTTTCATAAACTCCCCTCGGCATATGACTATTGGCCACAACAGTATCATGGTAATCCATATTGTGCTGGCACTATTAGGCGAAGTGCTTTTCTTTGTGGCTTTTGCTTCTTCGGTACTTTATATCATTGTTTCCTGGCAATTACAGAAAAAGTCATCCATGAAATTTATCAACCGCTTCCCAAGCCTTAGTGTACTAAGCAAACTTACCAGCTTTTCTCTGTCACGCTCACTTTTCTTTTTCACTGCTGGTATAATCATTGGCATCATCATGTTATTTCAGTTTTATGGCAATTTATCATCCGGTAGTCCCAAGGAAATTTTAATGTACGCAGCATGGGGTATTATTTTTATGTTATGGCTTATCAGCAGATGGCACATAACCAGTAATTATTACCTCAGTATTATGACGATAGTATCCTTTTTGATACTGATGATAGTGTTTATGGCCAGCAATGTTGTGATTACTTCAGGATTCCACAGTTTCAGGTAA
- the hemA gene encoding glutamyl-tRNA reductase, whose translation MKEYIPQIGMVGMSHKTAPVETRECFAFDTQVLESFVNNAKKHTIQEMVYIATCNRMELYFVSNQIEEATQEVIYLLEQFAGLQREHFEPVLYKKYHKDAVRHLLCVASSLDSMVIGENEIVGQVKDWYRWATLHETTGTILNKLFHQAFRTAKRVRTQTEIARNPLSIAFIAVELAKKIFEDLSKQSVLLIGAGEMAELILKYLTKFKIGRVTLANRSLHNAQRIASEINQDATIITLAEIIETIPGVDIIISSTGAHHYVLTKDMIQEAVKKRSKPVFLIDIAVPRNIDPEAGDIHDVFLYNIDDLKSIADENLKSRLNETTLAYEMIDADTEEFLHWYESLQIVPLIAKIKESFETIRNDELKKYRRRKLKHLKDEDFAIIEELTQQIMTKTLHIPISYLKELGTNSNSKEAKEKTKLLQEIFKL comes from the coding sequence ATGAAAGAATATATACCACAGATTGGCATGGTTGGGATGAGCCACAAAACGGCTCCCGTTGAAACACGCGAGTGTTTTGCCTTTGACACACAGGTTTTAGAATCCTTTGTGAATAATGCTAAAAAGCATACTATACAGGAAATGGTATATATTGCAACCTGTAACAGGATGGAACTGTACTTTGTGTCAAATCAAATAGAGGAAGCAACGCAAGAGGTTATTTATCTGTTGGAACAATTTGCCGGTTTGCAACGCGAACATTTTGAACCCGTGTTATACAAAAAATACCATAAAGATGCAGTACGCCATCTTTTGTGTGTTGCGTCATCTCTTGATTCAATGGTGATTGGTGAAAACGAAATAGTTGGTCAGGTTAAGGATTGGTACCGATGGGCTACACTGCATGAAACTACCGGCACTATCTTAAATAAGCTTTTTCATCAAGCATTTAGAACTGCAAAGCGTGTACGCACTCAAACCGAGATTGCCCGCAATCCATTGTCCATTGCATTTATTGCGGTTGAACTGGCAAAGAAGATATTTGAAGACCTTTCAAAACAATCAGTCCTTTTAATTGGTGCCGGTGAGATGGCAGAACTTATCCTGAAATATTTAACTAAATTTAAGATTGGCAGGGTAACATTAGCTAACCGCTCATTACACAATGCACAGCGAATTGCCAGTGAAATTAACCAGGATGCAACAATCATTACGCTGGCAGAAATTATTGAAACAATACCAGGCGTTGATATAATAATATCCTCAACAGGCGCGCACCATTATGTGCTAACAAAAGATATGATACAGGAAGCAGTGAAAAAACGCTCAAAGCCAGTATTTTTAATTGATATTGCTGTTCCCCGTAATATTGACCCCGAAGCAGGCGATATCCATGATGTTTTTTTATACAATATTGATGATTTAAAATCAATAGCTGATGAAAATTTAAAAAGCAGGCTTAACGAAACAACGTTAGCCTATGAAATGATAGATGCCGACACTGAAGAATTTCTTCACTGGTATGAAAGCCTGCAGATAGTGCCATTAATTGCTAAAATTAAAGAATCATTTGAAACTATTCGCAATGATGAATTAAAAAAATATCGCCGCCGAAAACTCAAACATTTAAAAGATGAAGATTTTGCTATCATTGAAGAGCTAACCCAACAGATCATGACCAAAACACTCCATATACCTATTTCGTATCTCAAAGAGTTGGGCACAAACAGTAACTCAAAAGAAGCAAAGGAAAAAACTAAATTACTTCAGGAGATATTCAAGCTATGA
- a CDS encoding radical SAM protein, whose product MNGPRLIFWELTKRCNLRCAHCRAESYDKEYSNELSTQQIHSIIDAIASNYRPIIVLTGGEPLYRKDLFDIATYAHEKGLPIALATNGTLIDETIAQQIKGSGFQRVSISIDGPDANTHDSFRGIPGSFDKALHGAMLLHQAGVPFQFNTTITKRNVESIEAILKLAQENHAAALHVFMLVPVGCGVEIADTDMLSKEQYEEVLRWFYYKTKEAGIEFKATCAPHYYRIIRQEAKKEGRKLTFETDGLAAVTRGCLAGSGVCFISHRGDVQPCGYLPLVAGNVLTTPFNQIWESAELFVNLRNLQKLKGKCGVCEYKAFCAGCRARAYYATGDYMDEEPYCVYEPKRMTHA is encoded by the coding sequence ATGAATGGCCCTCGCCTCATCTTCTGGGAACTCACCAAACGCTGTAACTTACGCTGTGCGCACTGCAGGGCTGAAAGCTACGACAAAGAGTATAGCAATGAGCTTTCAACACAGCAAATTCATTCTATCATTGATGCTATTGCCAGTAACTATCGCCCCATCATTGTACTAACTGGCGGTGAACCACTTTACCGCAAAGACTTATTTGACATTGCCACGTATGCGCATGAAAAAGGTTTACCGATTGCACTTGCAACCAATGGCACACTCATTGATGAAACAATTGCACAGCAAATAAAGGGAAGTGGATTTCAGCGCGTAAGTATTTCCATTGACGGTCCTGATGCAAACACGCACGATTCATTCAGAGGAATTCCTGGTTCATTTGATAAAGCCTTACATGGTGCAATGCTGTTACACCAGGCTGGTGTGCCGTTTCAGTTCAACACCACAATTACAAAACGAAACGTAGAAAGCATTGAAGCCATTTTAAAACTGGCACAAGAAAATCACGCTGCTGCACTGCATGTGTTTATGCTGGTACCTGTGGGATGCGGCGTTGAGATAGCCGATACCGATATGCTATCAAAAGAACAGTATGAAGAAGTACTTCGATGGTTTTATTACAAAACAAAAGAAGCAGGCATTGAATTTAAGGCAACATGCGCACCTCACTACTATCGCATCATACGGCAGGAAGCAAAAAAGGAAGGCCGCAAATTAACCTTTGAAACTGATGGACTTGCAGCTGTGACACGCGGGTGTCTTGCTGGAAGTGGCGTGTGTTTTATTTCGCACAGGGGCGATGTACAGCCCTGTGGGTATCTACCACTGGTAGCTGGCAATGTACTTACCACACCGTTTAACCAGATATGGGAATCAGCAGAGCTCTTTGTCAACTTGCGCAATTTACAAAAACTCAAAGGCAAATGCGGCGTATGCGAATATAAAGCGTTTTGTGCTGGTTGCCGTGCACGAGCATACTATGCAACA